From Magnolia sinica isolate HGM2019 chromosome 13, MsV1, whole genome shotgun sequence, one genomic window encodes:
- the LOC131224311 gene encoding E3 ubiquitin ligase BIG BROTHER-related-like — protein MENAKESNHGNKPNEENPNPNSESEPEPKSIPSSRQPSHAPFTSLSQVDADLALARTLQEQERAYMMLRMNGGDGSSDSGSYVYEDEAGDDPNDDGNDAGSIDDGEDAFNVHGRAPSEDELGVEIDPSVFDSDEAYARALQDAEEREVVFRLMALAGINDFHKIQKNECLNYNGGCWEDEDANITGCKDTFRRRV, from the exons ATGGAGAACGCCAAAGAATCTAACCATGGTAACAAACCCAACgaagaaaaccctaaccctaactccGAGTCCGAACCGGAACCCAAATCCATCCCCTCATCTCGACAGCCTTCCCACGCGCCCTTCACCAGCCTCAGCCAAGTTGATGCCGATCTGGCCCTCGCCCGTACACTTCAAGAACAG GAAAGGGCGTATATGATGCTTAGAATGAATGGCGGTGATGGAAGTTCTGATAGTGGTAGTTATGTTTATGAAGATGAAGCTGGTGATGATCCGAATGATGATGGGAATGATGCTGGGAGCATTGATGATGGTGAAGATGCATTCAATGTGCATGGACGGGCCCCGAGTGAGGATGAATTGGGTGTGGAGATCGACCCGTCAGTGTTTGATAGTGATGAGGCATATGCGAGGGCCCTTCAGGATGCAGAGGAGCGAGAAGTTGTTTTTCGCTTGATGGCCCTTGCCGGCATCAATGATT ttcataaaattcagaaaaatgagtGTTTGAACTATAATGGTGGTTGTTGGGAAGACGAGGATGCCAACATTACTGGTTGCAAG GATACATTCCGTAGAAGGGTGTGA